The Littorina saxatilis isolate snail1 linkage group LG15, US_GU_Lsax_2.0, whole genome shotgun sequence genome contains a region encoding:
- the LOC138948428 gene encoding uncharacterized protein, whose translation MHLYLLLLVLLRGDVTSAITSEAASEERIERLERVMSQLTRQVMLQQLYTEETARSGGDSGIKQVRMARDGSKPYYTATHTSNAVASIHDHSDHERTCGMGEVVAVLNGLEFRTRHNDYKLKMPSRSSGDYHATQDIPFPDVPPAVLQRTSVDDQITELREWFKAWRDGDTSVRDYRKYFKPNLCYLEGAWTTDVTLDEPFDSDRHQLEADSWFELQEQIRFTSYTGDKNSNENFAYLPTSVMNITEDGMPTFAQWNYRILCHPVSGDLPFSHLKPVDNLAARIVGDDSFDQYVASRAARFSVNPTGKDEQFRWYRLDQLMNQIPGKDNYQGKLNDTGLGQIKLDVFNGQPLNAGFYHRWYKVAGRDAMGEKVASRGFADRNLWVAETTQPRVAPVSVANCKNRWQRRRGQCDTVVKRVSYAIPLEIVYLTPLHTWNPFKLPYRGEHSSTLGKTVKADGRNGGMTPEKAYNGTNSKAYYLTPSQFFSGGEVGRDKADTTRNSVGVLDKSGRVRAVKSSGVRIFLPEIAGVGMLRTRYPIMPMHDEGDPVWKELEALRDVVMDIGRYTKYLRSPPNLASRPITNNTTAPTPFTHTVLMTSPSLPDPVGLHAHTIDLNLEQFRRMRNNRRTLTFDTSEENGHSHSVKVRYDRNTNKFRIIKCDGKPRCFDGHSAVLSEGNKRSVVP comes from the exons GTGCGCATGGCCCGTGACGGAAGCAAGCCATactacacagccacacacacgtCCAACGCcgtggcgtcaatccacgacCACAGTGACCACGAGCGCACGTGCGGGATGGGGGAGGTGGTGGCGGTGCTCAACGGACTGGAGTTCCGGACACGCCACAATGACTACAAGCTGAAGATGCCGTCACGCTCCAGCGGGGACTACCACGCTACTCAAGACATTCCCTTCCCTGACGTTCCGCCTGCGGTGCTGCAGAGGACTTCTGTTGATGACCAG ATCACAGAGTTACGAGAGTGGTTCAAAGCCTGGCGGGATGGAGACACGTCAGTTCGGGACTACCGGAAGTACTTCAAGCCCAATCTGTGCTACCTAGAGGGCGCCTGGACCACTGACGTCACACTGGACGAACCGTTCGACAGCGACCGACATCAGCTTGAGGCCGACAGCTGGTTTGAACTTCAG GAGCAGATTCGCTTCACGTCCTACACGGGGGACAAGAACAGCAACGAGAACTTCGCTTACCTGCCCACCAGCGTCATGAACATCACTGAGGACGGTATGCCCACCTTCGCTCAGTGGAACTACAGGATCCTCTGTCACCCCGTCTCCGGTGACCTCCCCTTCTCACATCTCAAACCCGTGGACAACCTGGCCGCCAGGATCGTGGGCGACGATTCCTTTGACCAGTATGTGGCGTCACGCGCTGCCAGGTTCTCCGTCAACCCCACTGGCAAGGATGAGCAGTTTAG ATGGTACCGACTGGACCAGCTGATGAACCAGATCCCGGGCAAGGACAATTACCAGGGCAAGCTGAATGACACGGGTCTGGGTCAGATCAAGCTGGACGTGTTCAACGGGCAGCCACTCAACGCGGGCTTCTATCACCGCTGGTACAAGGTGGCGGGCCGCGACGCCATGGGCGAAAAG GTGGCCAGTCGAGGCTTCGCCGACAGGAATCTGTGGGTGGCCGAGACCACTCAGCCCCGCGTGGCGCCCGTGTCGGTCGCCAACTGCAAGAACCGCTGGCAGCGCAGGAGGGGTCAATGCGACACGGTGGTCAAGCGAGTGTCTTATGCCATCCCCCTGGAGATCGTCTACCTGACCCCCCTACACACCTGGAACCCCTTCAAGCTCCCCTACAG GGGAGAGCACTCCTCCACTCTGGGCAAGACGGTCAAGGCTGACGGCCGCAATGGCGGCATGACGCCAGAGAAAGCGTACAACGGCACCAACAGCAAGGCTTACTACCTGACGCCCTCTCAGTTCTTCTCCGGGGGCGAGGTGGGACGCGACAAGGCGGACACCACCAGGAACAGCGTGGGCGTCTTGGATAAG TCAGGCAGGGTGAGAGCCGTCAAGTCTTCCGGGGTGCGCATCTTTTTACCGGAAATTGCTGGGGTGGGTATGCTGCGCACGCGCTATCCCATCATGCCCATGCACGACGAGGGCGACCCCGTGTGGAAGGAGCTGGAAGCGCTGCGTGACGTTGTCATGGATATAGGACGCTACACCAAGTACCTCCGCTCACCGCCAAACCTAGCGTCTCGCCCcatcaccaacaacaccaccgcccccacccccttcaCCCACACCGTGTTGATGACGTCACCCTCCCTCCCCGATCCCGTCGGTCTTCACGCGCACACCATTGACCTCAACCTCGAGCAGTTCCGGCGCATGCGCAACAATAGGCGTaccttgacctttgacactTCGGAGGAGAACGGCCATTCCCACTCGGTGAAGGTGCGTTACGACAGGAACACCAACAAGTTCCGCATCATTAAGTGCGACGGCAAGCCCAGGTGTTTCGACGGTCACTCGGCTGTGCTGAGTGAAGGCAACAAGCGTAGCGTCGTTCCCTGA